Proteins from one Camelina sativa cultivar DH55 chromosome 8, Cs, whole genome shotgun sequence genomic window:
- the LOC104706619 gene encoding serine/threonine-protein kinase-like protein At5g23170 has product MKEFDYKELVTATDQFSPSQLIGKGSHGYVYKALLDHDHHKVVAIKTPSSLPLSPSSSSSSSSSSSSKSEQTKTLENEIDVMSSLPCNQHVLSFLGHAEKKLMVVEYMPNGSLHHLLHVSASPLPTWLKRIEVALQIARAVHFLHGKGVIHRDIKSENILFCSSWEAKLADFGLAVDLEEGDKMRPAPAGTIGYLDPCYTSPENLSTKTDVYSYGVVLLEIFSCRKAIDVSRSPSSIVDWAVPLIDGGRIGEICGGGGSDVFRGMNVRLLRVAARCVSADVESRPCLGEITAEIVACMAEPLKSLPLWMSVLRRVVRLKRRKKLLRETLTWPGQTCRVW; this is encoded by the coding sequence ATGAAGGAGTTTGATTACAAAGAGCTCGTCACTGCCACAGATCAATTCTCTCCTTCTCAACTCATCGGTAAAGGTAGCCATGGCTATGTGTACAAAGCCCTTCTTGATCATGATCATCACAAAGTCGTAGCGATTAAAACACCATCATCATTACCATtgtctccttcatcatcatcatcgtcgtcatcctcatcatcatccaaaTCAGAACAAACGAAGACACTAGAGAACGAGATCGACGTTATGTCGTCACTACCTTGTAACCAACACGTTTTGAGCTTTCTTGGCCATGCCGAGAAAAAGCTCATGGTCGTCGAGTACATGCCAAACGGATCACTACACCACTTATTACACGTGTCAGCTTCTCCTCTTCCCACTTGGCTTAAACGCATCGAAGTCGCCCTTCAGATCGCTCGTGCGGTTCACTTCCTCCACGGCAAAGGCGTTATCCACCGTGACATCAAATCGgaaaacattttgttttgttcgaGTTGGGAAGCGAAGCTTGCTGACTTCGGACTCGCCGTCGATTTGGAAGAAGGTGATAAGATGAGACCGGCGCCGGCGGGAACTATCGGATACTTAGATCCGTGTTACACGTCACCGGAGAATCTTAGTACGAAGACTGACGTTTACAGTTACGGCGTCGTTTTGTTGGAGATATTTAGCTGTAGAAAAGCTATTGACGTATCTCGTTCGCCGTCGTCGATAGTGGACTGGGCGGTTCCGTTGATCGACGGAGGGAGGATCGGAGAAATctgcggaggaggaggatcggATGTTTTCCGGGGAATGAACGTTCGGTTGCTGAGGGTGGCGGCGAGATGCGTTTCGGCAGACGTGGAATCACGTCCGTGTTTAGGGGAGATCACGGCGGAGATAGTGGCGTGTATGGCGGAACCGTTGAAGAGTTTGCCGTTATGGATGAGCGTTTTGCGTCGGGTTGTTAGACTGAAACGGCGGAAAAAACTGTTGAGAGAAACGCTGACGTGGCCGGGTCAAACATGCCGGGTTTGGTGA